A single window of Gossypium hirsutum isolate 1008001.06 chromosome A10, Gossypium_hirsutum_v2.1, whole genome shotgun sequence DNA harbors:
- the LOC107895907 gene encoding caffeic acid 3-O-methyltransferase, whose product MSSLVNQLSSSFAMSEEEEAFGYAMYLRCSGIFPYVLDAAIQLGVFDILAKAGPHAKLSSNHIASEIGTKNPDAASLLDRMLKLLACYDLVTGASYGEDGERLYELTLAGKIFVNDENRGTLALDAFSMKKIQVDVWSRLKDLVLEGGNLFEKVHGMPFYQFKSLNPEYDKSFDTAMINLSKISVKKILEKYHGFQGITTLVDVGGGYGVTLNIIISKYPTIKGVNYDLPHVVQQAPSFPGIEHVGGDMFSTVPKADTIMMKEVLHNWDDEHCLKLLKNCYEVLEEKGKVIVISHMMVEEAEASNGAKLVCQLDLYMGTLFGAKQRTAKQFESMAINAGFSSFQLKCLAFDAIAVMEFYK is encoded by the exons ATGAGTTCACTCGTGAATCAGTTGAGTTCGTCGTTCGCCATGTCCGAAGAAGAAGAGGCATTCGGCTATGCTATGTATTTACGATGCAGCGGTATATTTCCTTACGTTTTGGATGCCGCAATCCAACTCGGTGTTTTCGATATATTAGCGAAAGCAGGTCCCCATGCCAAGCTTTCTTCCAACCACATCGCTTCGGAGATTGGCACGAAGAATCCCGACGCCGCTTCCCTTCTCGATCGCATGCTTAAGCTCCTTGCCTGCTATGATTTAGTCACCGGCGCCAGTTATGGAGAAGATGGCGAAAGACTCTATGAGCTTACTTTGGCCggtaaaatttttgttaatgaCGAAAATAGAGGAACTTTGGCATTGGATGCATTTTCTATGAAAAAGATCCAGGTTGATGTCTG GTCACGCTTGAAAGATCTTGTCCTTGAAGGTGGGAATCTGTTTGAGAAAGTGCATGGTATGCCCTTTTATCAATTTAAGAGCTTAAACCCAGAATATGATAAGAGTTTTGACACCGCAATGATAAATCTTTCGAAGATATCAGTGAAGAAAATACTTGAGAAATACCATGGATTCCAAGGTATTACCACTTTGGTAGATGTTGGGGGTGGATATGGGGTTACTCTCAATATCATCATCTCCAAATATCCTACCATTAAAGGCGTTAATTATGACTTGCCTCATGTTGTACAACAAGCCCCATCTTTCCCTG GCATTGAGCATGTAGGAGGAGATATGTTCTCAACTGTTCCCAAAGCAGATACCATAATGATGAAG GAAGTGCTTCACAATTGGGATGATGAGCATTGCTTAAAGCTCCTAAAAAACTGTTACGAAGTATTAGAAGAGAAAGGGAAAGTGATAGTAATAAGTCATATGATGGTTGAGGAAGCAGAGGCAAGCAATGGTGCTAAGCTTGTTTGTCAATTGGATCTTTATATGGGTACGCTATTTGGTGCTAAACAAAGGACCGCAAAACAGTTCGAGTCTATGGCCATTAATGctgggttttcaagctttcaactTAAGTGCCTTGCTTTCGATGCGATTGCTGTCATGGAATTCTATAAatga